In Saccharothrix violaceirubra, the following are encoded in one genomic region:
- a CDS encoding FtsX-like permease family protein: MSVRSIAWQMVKAHRLGFVGAFIAILCGTAVVAACGVLMESGIRSGVPTERYAAASVVVGGAQVVQPDGAPFMEAKPVGSVPTIPVELAAKIAAVPGVASTAVESTFEARAVAADGTVWQALGHNWESAVLTPFDVREGRAPDGPDEVVVDAGLARRAGVEVGARLGVMTTSTPTTYRVVGIAGQDGLAKQSGLYFTTTQAEHLSGEPGRVRAIGVFARDGVDPSDLAERIERALADDHVTVAAGEDRGGVEFAEVGQSRVMLMAIAGSFAGIALLVAVFVVAGTLALSIDQRRRELALLRAIAATPRQIGRLIGLETRVVASAAAALGAAAGVLVADRLRDGFAAIGVIPHDLALAVGPIPLVAAFLLGLGAAQLAARVAARRPARIPPTEALVEAAVEPREPGRWRGVTGAGFLVFGAALAVVPLFARTEAALAMTGMSVLLMVVGVGVLGPRVAQPLVGLVARPLAAFGIGGYLAAHNSRANARRLSAALTPLMLSIAFAVVNFYSQTTIGTATRQEADAVTTADQVLSAPGGLSPEVADAARRIPGVGAVTPLVRTNVITVSGTGEAVHVTRSPASGVDSVSGNLDFGVVTGSLDDLRGDTVAVDGESGDDVGDEVELYLDDGTRTTLRVVATYERGLAFGRYLLPADLARAHSSTRTDTSVLVRLSPDADHTATTPALAALSDRYPGLTVTDRSQLAPAERAEQRTQFWVNVLAMGVILGYIAIAVANTLVLTTAQRRREFALLRLIGATRRQVVRTMRAEALLLVGIAVAAGTLLPAVPLVLLSIGLTGSPLVAGPLPVYLGVVGFTALLGFLAIGLPTRLSLRARPIDAIGVRE, translated from the coding sequence GTGAGCGTGCGGTCGATCGCCTGGCAGATGGTGAAGGCGCACCGGCTCGGGTTCGTGGGCGCGTTCATCGCGATCCTCTGCGGCACGGCCGTCGTCGCGGCGTGCGGGGTGCTGATGGAGTCGGGCATCCGGTCGGGGGTGCCCACCGAGCGGTACGCCGCCGCGTCCGTCGTGGTCGGCGGCGCGCAGGTCGTCCAGCCCGACGGCGCACCGTTCATGGAGGCCAAGCCCGTCGGCAGCGTGCCGACGATCCCGGTGGAGCTGGCGGCGAAGATCGCCGCGGTCCCCGGCGTGGCCTCGACCGCGGTCGAGTCGACGTTCGAGGCCCGCGCGGTCGCCGCGGACGGCACGGTGTGGCAAGCCCTCGGCCACAACTGGGAGTCAGCCGTCCTGACCCCGTTCGACGTGCGGGAGGGCCGCGCCCCGGACGGCCCCGACGAAGTCGTGGTGGACGCCGGCCTCGCCCGCCGCGCGGGTGTGGAAGTGGGCGCGCGGCTGGGCGTCATGACCACGTCGACGCCCACGACCTACCGGGTGGTCGGCATCGCCGGGCAGGACGGCCTGGCCAAGCAGTCCGGCCTGTACTTCACGACGACACAGGCGGAACACCTGTCCGGCGAACCCGGCCGGGTGCGGGCGATCGGCGTGTTCGCACGGGACGGCGTGGACCCGTCGGACCTGGCCGAGCGCATCGAGCGGGCGCTGGCGGACGACCACGTCACCGTGGCGGCGGGCGAGGACCGGGGCGGCGTCGAGTTCGCCGAGGTCGGGCAGTCCCGGGTCATGCTGATGGCGATCGCGGGTTCCTTCGCGGGCATCGCGTTGCTGGTGGCCGTCTTCGTGGTGGCCGGGACGCTCGCGTTGTCGATCGACCAGCGGCGACGCGAACTGGCGCTGCTGCGCGCGATCGCGGCCACGCCACGCCAGATCGGCCGGCTGATCGGCCTGGAGACCAGGGTCGTGGCGTCGGCCGCCGCCGCGCTGGGCGCCGCGGCCGGTGTCCTGGTCGCCGACCGGCTGCGGGACGGGTTCGCCGCCATCGGCGTCATCCCGCACGACCTCGCGCTCGCCGTCGGCCCGATCCCGCTCGTCGCCGCGTTCCTGCTGGGTCTGGGCGCGGCACAGCTCGCCGCCCGGGTCGCGGCCCGGCGGCCGGCCCGCATCCCGCCGACGGAGGCGCTGGTCGAGGCGGCCGTGGAACCGCGCGAGCCGGGCCGGTGGCGGGGTGTCACGGGGGCGGGGTTCCTGGTGTTCGGCGCGGCGCTCGCCGTCGTGCCGCTGTTCGCCCGCACCGAGGCGGCGCTGGCCATGACGGGCATGTCGGTGCTGTTGATGGTCGTCGGGGTGGGCGTGCTGGGTCCGCGCGTGGCGCAGCCGCTGGTCGGGCTGGTGGCCAGGCCGTTGGCCGCGTTCGGCATCGGCGGCTACCTGGCCGCGCACAACAGCCGGGCCAACGCCCGACGCCTGTCGGCCGCGCTCACGCCGTTGATGCTGTCCATCGCGTTCGCCGTGGTGAACTTCTACAGCCAGACCACGATCGGGACGGCGACCCGTCAGGAGGCCGACGCCGTCACGACGGCCGACCAGGTGCTCTCCGCTCCCGGCGGCCTGTCGCCGGAGGTCGCCGACGCGGCACGCCGGATCCCGGGCGTGGGTGCCGTCACGCCCCTGGTGCGCACGAACGTGATCACGGTAAGCGGGACGGGTGAGGCCGTGCACGTGACCCGGTCACCGGCGTCGGGCGTGGACTCGGTGTCCGGCAACCTGGACTTCGGCGTGGTGACCGGGTCGTTGGACGACCTGCGCGGCGACACGGTGGCCGTGGACGGAGAGTCGGGCGACGACGTGGGCGACGAGGTCGAGCTGTACCTGGACGACGGCACGCGGACCACGCTGCGGGTCGTGGCCACCTACGAACGCGGTCTCGCGTTCGGCAGGTACCTGCTCCCGGCCGACCTGGCCCGTGCGCACTCGTCGACGCGAACGGACACCTCGGTCCTGGTCCGCCTGTCCCCCGACGCCGACCACACGGCGACGACCCCGGCACTGGCCGCGCTGTCGGACCGCTACCCCGGCCTCACCGTCACCGACCGCTCGCAGCTCGCCCCGGCGGAACGCGCGGAGCAGCGGACGCAGTTCTGGGTCAACGTCCTGGCCATGGGCGTGATCCTCGGCTACATCGCGATCGCCGTCGCCAACACGCTCGTGCTCACCACGGCCCAACGCCGACGCGAGTTCGCACTGCTGCGCCTGATCGGCGCCACCCGACGACAGGTGGTGCGCACGATGCGGGCGGAGGCACTGCTGCTGGTCGGCATCGCGGTCGCGGCGGGCACGCTGCTCCCGGCCGTGCCCCTGGTCCTGCTGTCGATCGGCCTGACGGGCAGCCCGCTGGTGGCCGGACCACTCCCGGTGTACCTGGGCGTCGTCGGTTTCACGGCCCTGCTGGGCTTCCTGGCGATCGGCCTGCCGACCCGCCTGTCCCTGCGCGCCCGCCCGATCGACGCCATCGGCGTCCGGGAATGA
- a CDS encoding response regulator, with protein MIRVVLADDEAMVRAGVKAILLADPGIEVVAEAGDGHEAVELVREHRPDVAVVDIRMPGLDGFDTTEAIRRACEGTAVIMLTTFPENAYVTKALRAGANGFLLKSGDPRELLTGVRAVSEGAAYLSPKVAARVIDTLGSDRMARSGEAREQVDGLSPRERQVLALLGAGRSNQEIGRELHLVEGTVKSYVSAILGRLGVRNRVQAAIIAFEAGLVTRD; from the coding sequence ATGATCCGTGTTGTGCTGGCCGACGACGAGGCGATGGTGCGGGCCGGGGTGAAGGCGATCCTGCTGGCGGATCCCGGGATCGAGGTCGTGGCCGAGGCGGGCGACGGGCACGAGGCGGTCGAACTGGTGCGGGAGCACCGCCCGGATGTCGCGGTCGTGGACATCCGCATGCCCGGACTGGACGGCTTCGACACGACCGAGGCCATTCGCCGGGCATGCGAGGGGACCGCCGTCATCATGCTCACCACGTTCCCCGAGAACGCGTACGTCACCAAGGCGTTGCGGGCGGGTGCCAACGGCTTCCTGCTCAAGTCGGGGGATCCCCGCGAACTGCTCACGGGCGTGCGTGCCGTGTCGGAAGGGGCCGCCTACCTGTCGCCCAAGGTGGCGGCCAGGGTGATCGACACGCTCGGGAGCGACCGGATGGCGCGCAGCGGCGAGGCGCGCGAGCAGGTCGACGGGCTGAGCCCGCGGGAACGGCAGGTGCTCGCCCTGCTCGGCGCCGGCCGCTCGAACCAGGAGATCGGCCGGGAACTCCACCTCGTCGAGGGAACGGTCAAGAGCTACGTCAGCGCGATCCTCGGTCGACTCGGCGTCCGCAACCGCGTCCAGGCCGCGATCATCGCCTTCGAGGCCGGCCTCGTGACGAGGGACTGA
- a CDS encoding phosphatase PAP2 family protein, whose protein sequence is MTRLIRVADSGSGLYDGIIGFARATPGWFQGLGELYTEVGLLLFGVFFLVAWWRARATGRVRAVTRALLAPVVTVGAYVSSELLKLVIHEDRPCRGLPVDAIIAECPEIGDWSFPSNHSAIAGAAAVGLAVAWRRVLPWVVAIALLMAFSRVFVGVHYPHDVLVGLLFGAGVALVSIKALEKRAFSLVGKLGARRDFVGRLLFAVPPVGEEPTRRLPRQRDLGRPGDRGAIDGPTLREPRQGGGR, encoded by the coding sequence ATGACGCGGTTGATCCGGGTCGCGGATTCGGGGAGTGGGCTGTATGACGGCATCATTGGATTCGCGCGTGCCACTCCGGGGTGGTTCCAGGGGCTTGGGGAGCTTTATACCGAGGTCGGACTGCTGTTGTTCGGGGTGTTCTTTTTGGTGGCGTGGTGGCGGGCCAGGGCGACCGGTCGCGTGCGTGCCGTGACGCGGGCGTTGCTGGCGCCTGTGGTCACGGTCGGTGCGTATGTGTCGAGCGAACTGCTCAAGCTTGTGATCCACGAGGATCGGCCCTGTCGTGGTCTGCCGGTCGACGCGATCATCGCCGAGTGCCCGGAGATCGGCGACTGGTCGTTTCCGAGCAACCACTCCGCTATCGCCGGTGCCGCCGCGGTGGGGCTGGCCGTCGCGTGGCGGCGGGTGCTGCCCTGGGTCGTGGCGATCGCCCTGCTGATGGCGTTCTCCCGGGTTTTCGTCGGTGTGCATTATCCGCACGACGTGTTGGTGGGTCTGTTGTTCGGCGCCGGGGTCGCTTTGGTCTCGATCAAGGCGTTGGAGAAGCGTGCGTTTTCGTTGGTGGGCAAGCTCGGTGCGCGGCGGGATTTCGTGGGCAGGCTGTTGTTCGCCGTGCCGCCCGTCGGTGAGGAGCCCACCCGGCGGTTGCCCCGGCAGCGGGACCTTGGCCGCCCCGGTGATCGGGGTGCGATCGACGGTCCGACTCTTCGCGAGCCCCGTCAGGGCGGTGGGCGCTGA
- a CDS encoding LuxR C-terminal-related transcriptional regulator yields MPPGLTDDGARAARHIRRRHPRRRHPRLGIVLLSPHTETRHSVELVTSGRFGYLLEDRAFDVEDFLDASHRVAAGGSALDPEILSRPLTKRPRDDPLSRLTTREREVLALMAEGRTKVGTSRRLRLTDRTVETRIGSILAKLGLADSDEDHRRVLAVLLYLDHRS; encoded by the coding sequence ATGCCGCCGGGCCTGACCGACGACGGCGCCCGCGCCGCGCGGCACATCCGACGGCGCCACCCCCGGCGGCGCCACCCCCGACTGGGCATCGTCCTGCTCTCCCCGCACACCGAGACCCGGCACTCCGTCGAACTGGTGACCTCCGGCCGATTCGGCTACCTGCTCGAGGACCGCGCGTTCGACGTGGAGGACTTCCTCGACGCGTCGCACCGGGTGGCCGCCGGCGGATCGGCACTCGATCCCGAGATCCTGTCGCGACCGCTGACCAAGCGCCCGCGCGACGATCCGCTGTCCAGGCTCACCACCCGGGAACGGGAAGTGCTCGCACTGATGGCGGAGGGACGAACGAAGGTGGGCACCTCCCGCCGGTTACGCCTCACCGACCGCACCGTGGAGACCCGCATCGGCTCGATCCTGGCCAAGCTCGGCCTGGCCGACTCCGACGAGGACCACCGTCGCGTCCTGGCCGTCCTGCTCTACCTGGACCACCGGTCGTGA
- a CDS encoding histidine kinase gives MLHAGYRERRRLERDLHDGAQQRLVSLGVALRVAQRHLDDGTVDGPLDQSVAESECRRA, from the coding sequence TTGCTCCACGCCGGCTACCGGGAGCGGCGTCGCCTCGAACGCGACCTCCACGACGGGGCCCAGCAGCGACTGGTGTCGCTCGGCGTGGCGTTGCGGGTCGCCCAGCGCCACCTGGACGACGGGACCGTCGACGGGCCGCTGGACCAGTCGGTCGCCGAATCCGAATGCCGCCGGGCCTGA
- a CDS encoding 5'-methylthioadenosine/S-adenosylhomocysteine nucleosidase family protein, which translates to MTDVDGSMKVFLTALECERDAVLAHLVDVETRSHGNGTVFDVGRSPSCPGFSIAVGCTGTGNLRSGTLTERALAMFSPSFTVFVGIAGGLKDHLELGDVVAASKTYAVHGGRSQDDGFRARPQSWEVPHVVEQVARRIKPAHWHGLLSDEGRALAPRAYLAPIASGEVVLNSRTSPLALQIDRNYNDAAAVEMESAGFASAAHANRGALVATVRGISDHADGDKEQADGQGSQETAAANAAAYALALTAALHVSEGHAAESARRRPELPGIRNTNVAKGRARVGQQIGVVLDGWPR; encoded by the coding sequence GTGACTGATGTCGACGGATCGATGAAGGTGTTCCTGACCGCGCTGGAGTGCGAGCGGGACGCCGTGCTCGCGCACCTGGTCGACGTGGAGACCCGTTCCCACGGGAACGGGACGGTGTTCGACGTGGGCCGATCGCCGTCGTGCCCGGGATTCTCGATCGCCGTGGGGTGCACCGGGACGGGCAACCTCAGGTCGGGGACCTTGACCGAGCGCGCACTCGCGATGTTCTCGCCGTCCTTCACGGTGTTCGTGGGCATCGCGGGCGGGTTGAAGGACCACTTGGAACTGGGCGATGTCGTCGCGGCGTCCAAGACCTACGCCGTACACGGCGGTCGCAGCCAGGACGACGGTTTCCGCGCCCGGCCGCAGTCGTGGGAGGTGCCGCACGTGGTCGAGCAGGTAGCGCGGCGGATCAAGCCCGCGCACTGGCACGGCCTGTTGTCGGACGAGGGCCGGGCGCTCGCGCCGCGCGCGTACCTCGCACCGATCGCATCGGGTGAGGTCGTGCTCAACTCGCGCACGTCGCCGCTGGCCCTTCAGATCGACCGGAACTACAACGACGCGGCGGCGGTCGAGATGGAGAGCGCCGGTTTCGCGAGCGCGGCCCATGCCAACCGCGGTGCCCTGGTCGCCACGGTCCGGGGCATCAGCGACCACGCGGACGGGGACAAGGAGCAGGCCGACGGCCAAGGTTCCCAGGAAACCGCCGCCGCCAACGCTGCGGCGTACGCGCTCGCCCTGACGGCCGCGCTGCACGTCAGCGAGGGCCATGCCGCCGAGTCCGCGCGCCGACGCCCCGAGTTGCCCGGCATCCGCAACACCAACGTGGCCAAGGGTCGCGCGCGGGTGGGTCAGCAGATCGGCGTCGTCCTGGACGGGTGGCCCAGGTGA
- a CDS encoding NUDIX domain-containing protein, with amino-acid sequence MADRGGPERLTADVVLFTQQGGVWSVLTVERAKEPFLAALALPGGFVEPGERVPEAAVRELAEETGIVVPTRRLRRLGLYRKRGRDPRGPVATVAFHSYSPGAPEATGGSDARAAGWIPVTDLLSEAMRVAFDHRDIVRDAVIRRFGRVPQPVGAVL; translated from the coding sequence GTGGCGGACAGGGGTGGGCCGGAGCGGCTCACGGCGGACGTGGTGTTGTTCACGCAGCAAGGTGGGGTGTGGTCGGTGCTGACGGTCGAACGGGCGAAGGAGCCGTTCCTCGCGGCGTTGGCGTTGCCGGGCGGTTTCGTCGAGCCGGGCGAACGGGTCCCGGAGGCGGCCGTGCGGGAACTCGCGGAGGAGACCGGGATCGTGGTCCCGACCCGAAGGCTGCGCCGGTTGGGTCTCTACCGGAAGAGGGGACGCGACCCGCGCGGTCCGGTGGCGACCGTGGCGTTCCACTCCTACTCGCCCGGTGCGCCCGAGGCCACCGGCGGCAGCGACGCCCGCGCCGCCGGATGGATTCCGGTGACCGACCTGCTTTCCGAGGCTATGCGGGTCGCCTTCGACCACCGCGACATCGTCCGCGACGCGGTCATCAGGCGCTTCGGTCGTGTGCCGCAGCCGGTCGGGGCGGTGCTGTGA
- a CDS encoding RICIN domain-containing protein has translation MKFGRVAAVFAAVVLGMLGVMAPQASAADAWHWQSQWDSGYLDYNPTNGVHTRPWNGGPYQLWEYKRYSDGTYRFMNVATKLCLDNSEYGVRAFGCNDGAWQRWDMNDWGNGNWELVSMWDHRCLDNSTYGIRTVGCNGLSYQLWK, from the coding sequence GTGAAGTTCGGACGAGTCGCGGCGGTGTTCGCCGCAGTCGTGCTGGGCATGCTGGGCGTGATGGCCCCGCAGGCGTCGGCGGCCGATGCCTGGCACTGGCAGAGCCAATGGGACAGCGGCTACCTCGACTACAACCCCACCAACGGGGTCCACACCCGCCCGTGGAACGGCGGGCCCTACCAGCTGTGGGAGTACAAGCGCTACAGCGACGGGACCTACCGGTTCATGAACGTGGCCACCAAGTTGTGCCTGGACAACAGCGAGTACGGCGTTCGTGCCTTCGGCTGCAACGACGGTGCCTGGCAGCGCTGGGACATGAACGACTGGGGCAACGGCAACTGGGAGCTGGTGAGCATGTGGGACCACCGCTGCCTGGACAACAGCACCTACGGCATCCGCACGGTCGGCTGCAACGGCTTGAGCTACCAGCTGTGGAAGTGA
- a CDS encoding AfsR/SARP family transcriptional regulator produces MGAVRFRLLGEVRTSTADGFSPIRHARVRCVLAALLVDANRVVDVDVLADRVWGERLPKRPRDAVYSYVSRLRQALVDVPGAGLGKRSGGYVLDVDPRAVDLHRFRELVARGGDDRDRAASLGSALDLVVGTPLTGIDSPWATSVREAVESEVFAARLDGHEVGLRLGQHVQAVTPVTALAAEHPLDERVARLALLALAGSGLYAEALAHYEALRQRLADELGVDPNPELREIHRRVLAEDRASAASHPVPRQLPAAPRWFTGRVDESAALDGLAERPGTAVVSGSGGIGKTTLALRWAHRHAERFPDGLLSVNLRGFDPSGSPVPPTTALLGFLEALGVERDAVPADPDARAALFRSLTTGRRVLVVLDNAADADQVTPLLPGSGCVTLVTSRHRLPALVAAHGAIPVRLEALPAADARVLLAERVGAARVAAEPAAVDDLVGHCGGLPLALGIVAGRAQEHPTFPLAAFAAQLHDVTTRLSELDDDPVVGVRTVLSWSTGALDEEQARMFALLGTTPGPDCSVVAAACLADLPLSRAMVVLRALERVSLTQEHRAGRYRMDDLVRLHAAEQDLQPRERDDAVRRVVDLHTHTAAAATARVWPFRRASPLGPVTPGPHTWEPEDPDSAMAWFHDERACLAATVRAAADLGLHGRVWQLARHLTPLYDRAGFLQDVVDAWRLAVPASHALGRDDLLADALLALGYAQGQLGRLDDGLDHLHRALALARRVGDEMVEAIAENSLSILVEWSGDLAGAMRHAKRSHELLSRQGNEVFEAQSLSQLGWLAARLGDHGIALDACRTAVAVFRSRGDRDSQAISTSALGYVAHATGRLDDARALYQEACDLLRDVGNVRREAKAAEMFAEVLVEIGDHAAAHAAWARARGLFLAQHRFADVERVEARLGTLDGDRPGD; encoded by the coding sequence ATGGGGGCGGTGCGGTTCCGGTTGCTCGGCGAGGTCCGGACGTCGACGGCGGACGGGTTCTCCCCGATCCGGCACGCGCGGGTGCGATGCGTGCTCGCGGCGTTGTTGGTGGACGCGAACCGGGTGGTGGACGTCGACGTGCTGGCCGACCGGGTGTGGGGCGAGCGGTTGCCGAAGCGACCCCGGGACGCGGTCTACAGCTACGTGTCACGGCTCCGGCAGGCACTCGTGGACGTGCCGGGTGCCGGACTGGGCAAGCGGTCCGGCGGGTACGTGCTCGACGTCGACCCGCGGGCGGTGGACCTGCACCGGTTCCGGGAACTGGTGGCGCGCGGCGGTGACGACCGGGACCGCGCGGCCTCGCTCGGGTCGGCGTTGGACCTCGTGGTCGGCACACCGCTGACCGGTATCGACTCGCCGTGGGCCACGTCGGTGCGCGAGGCGGTGGAGAGCGAGGTGTTCGCGGCACGCCTGGACGGGCACGAGGTCGGGTTGCGGCTGGGCCAGCACGTGCAGGCGGTGACGCCCGTGACCGCGTTGGCCGCCGAACACCCGCTGGACGAGCGGGTGGCCCGACTGGCGCTGCTCGCGTTGGCGGGAAGCGGGCTGTACGCCGAAGCGTTGGCGCACTACGAGGCGTTGCGACAGCGGCTCGCCGACGAGTTGGGCGTCGACCCGAACCCGGAACTGCGGGAGATCCACCGGCGGGTGCTCGCCGAAGACCGGGCATCCGCCGCGTCGCACCCGGTACCCCGGCAACTGCCCGCCGCGCCGCGCTGGTTCACCGGCCGCGTGGACGAGTCCGCCGCGTTGGACGGCCTGGCCGAGCGCCCGGGAACGGCGGTGGTCTCCGGCAGCGGCGGCATCGGCAAGACCACACTCGCGTTGCGCTGGGCGCACCGGCACGCCGAGCGCTTCCCCGACGGCCTGCTGTCCGTGAACCTGCGTGGGTTCGACCCCTCGGGCAGCCCGGTGCCGCCGACGACCGCACTGCTCGGCTTCCTCGAAGCGTTAGGGGTAGAACGCGACGCCGTACCGGCCGATCCCGACGCGCGGGCCGCGTTGTTCCGCAGCCTCACCACCGGCCGCCGGGTCCTCGTCGTGCTCGACAACGCCGCCGACGCCGACCAGGTGACGCCGCTGCTGCCCGGCAGCGGGTGCGTCACGCTCGTCACCAGCCGACACCGCCTGCCCGCGCTGGTCGCCGCGCACGGGGCGATCCCGGTGCGACTGGAGGCGTTGCCGGCCGCCGACGCCCGCGTGCTGCTGGCCGAGCGGGTCGGGGCCGCACGCGTCGCCGCCGAACCCGCCGCCGTCGACGACCTGGTCGGGCACTGCGGGGGCCTGCCGCTCGCGCTGGGCATCGTGGCCGGCCGGGCCCAGGAGCACCCGACGTTCCCGCTGGCCGCTTTCGCCGCCCAGCTGCACGACGTGACGACCAGGCTCAGCGAGCTGGACGACGACCCGGTGGTGGGCGTGCGGACGGTCCTGTCGTGGTCGACCGGGGCGCTGGACGAAGAGCAGGCCCGGATGTTCGCCCTGCTCGGCACCACGCCCGGACCCGACTGCAGCGTCGTGGCCGCGGCTTGTCTCGCCGACCTGCCGCTTTCCCGGGCCATGGTAGTGCTGCGCGCATTGGAACGGGTCTCGCTGACGCAGGAGCACCGGGCAGGCCGCTACCGCATGGACGACCTGGTCCGCCTGCACGCCGCCGAGCAGGACCTCCAGCCACGCGAGCGGGACGACGCCGTGCGCCGCGTGGTGGACCTGCACACGCACACCGCGGCGGCGGCCACCGCACGGGTGTGGCCGTTCCGCCGGGCCAGTCCGCTCGGCCCCGTCACACCGGGCCCGCACACCTGGGAGCCCGAGGATCCGGACTCCGCGATGGCTTGGTTCCACGACGAGCGCGCGTGCTTGGCCGCGACCGTTCGGGCGGCGGCGGACCTCGGGCTGCACGGCCGGGTGTGGCAGCTGGCACGGCACCTTACGCCCCTCTACGACCGGGCGGGCTTTCTCCAGGACGTGGTCGACGCGTGGCGGCTCGCGGTGCCGGCTTCCCATGCCCTCGGCCGTGACGACCTGCTGGCCGACGCCCTGCTGGCGTTGGGCTACGCCCAGGGCCAGCTCGGCCGGCTGGACGACGGGCTGGACCACCTGCACCGCGCGCTCGCCCTCGCGCGACGGGTCGGGGACGAGATGGTCGAGGCCATCGCCGAGAACTCCCTGTCGATCCTGGTCGAGTGGAGCGGCGACCTCGCCGGGGCGATGCGGCACGCGAAACGTTCGCACGAACTGCTGAGCAGGCAGGGCAACGAGGTGTTCGAAGCGCAGTCACTCAGTCAGCTCGGCTGGTTGGCGGCACGCCTGGGCGACCACGGGATCGCACTCGACGCGTGCCGGACCGCCGTAGCGGTGTTCCGGTCCCGAGGCGACCGGGACAGTCAGGCCATCTCCACCAGCGCACTCGGCTACGTCGCCCACGCGACCGGCCGCCTCGACGACGCGCGCGCCCTCTACCAGGAGGCGTGCGACCTGCTCCGCGACGTGGGCAACGTACGCCGGGAGGCGAAGGCCGCCGAGATGTTCGCCGAGGTGCTCGTGGAGATCGGCGACCACGCCGCGGCACATGCCGCGTGGGCACGAGCCCGCGGCCTTTTCCTTGCCCAGCACCGCTTCGCGGACGTCGAACGCGTCGAAGCGCGCCTGGGAACACTCGACGGCGACCGTCCAGGCGACTGA
- a CDS encoding RICIN domain-containing protein gives MIRTARRLGTALLASAFAVGFTPAPTASAVPAAPATLVARHSGQCLGIVPGSPPPVLWAAQGPCAGTSNQLWSEAAQASGSVVLVSALNGQCLEVDHAGLADGVPVNPAPCDGGTHQRWRKVTLTAGFVRYVAEHSGKCLTVDGAGQAPGTRAVQWRCDSGYHHQQWNLAPGRPAAPGEIVVLHSGQCLTAEPADTRPSPWISQRPCTGGGDQQWSVVERSPGVVAIVSRRNGTCAEVDGAALQDGARTALRQCGGYSHQSWRRTVLPGGYSQLLALHSGRCMSVKDADVIPGAWVVQAECGRAAHQLWFVG, from the coding sequence ATGATCAGGACTGCGCGCCGGCTCGGTACGGCGCTGCTCGCGTCCGCGTTCGCAGTCGGGTTCACGCCCGCACCGACGGCGTCCGCGGTGCCGGCGGCACCCGCCACGCTCGTCGCCCGGCACAGCGGCCAGTGCCTCGGGATCGTCCCCGGCTCCCCACCTCCGGTGCTGTGGGCCGCGCAGGGGCCCTGCGCGGGCACGTCGAACCAGCTGTGGTCGGAGGCCGCACAGGCAAGCGGGTCGGTCGTTCTCGTGTCCGCCCTGAACGGGCAGTGCCTGGAGGTCGACCACGCGGGTCTCGCCGACGGTGTCCCGGTGAACCCGGCGCCCTGTGACGGCGGCACCCACCAGCGTTGGCGCAAGGTCACGCTCACGGCGGGCTTCGTGCGGTACGTCGCCGAGCACAGCGGCAAGTGCCTCACCGTCGACGGCGCCGGCCAGGCCCCGGGCACCCGGGCCGTCCAGTGGCGATGCGACAGCGGGTACCACCACCAGCAGTGGAACCTCGCCCCGGGCAGGCCGGCGGCGCCCGGCGAGATCGTCGTGCTGCACAGCGGCCAATGCCTCACCGCGGAACCCGCCGACACGCGGCCGTCACCGTGGATCTCGCAGCGGCCCTGCACCGGAGGCGGCGACCAGCAGTGGAGTGTGGTCGAGCGAAGCCCCGGAGTGGTCGCGATCGTGTCCAGGCGCAACGGGACGTGCGCCGAGGTCGACGGAGCCGCGCTTCAGGACGGCGCCCGAACGGCCCTGCGGCAGTGCGGCGGGTACTCGCACCAGTCGTGGCGTCGGACGGTTCTGCCGGGTGGCTACTCCCAGTTGCTCGCGCTGCACAGCGGCAGGTGCATGTCGGTCAAGGATGCCGACGTCATTCCGGGCGCCTGGGTCGTCCAGGCGGAATGCGGACGCGCCGCCCACCAGCTCTGGTTCGTCGGGTGA
- a CDS encoding RICIN domain-containing protein, with amino-acid sequence MVKTVRRLATALAATVLVLGFTPAVSEATPAYASRIVSRHSGKCMEVDHGSLDSGRRVLQWHCHGGQHQLWRAVDMKTGYVQLRVEHSDKCLEVDHGYLHAGAAVLQWDCHGGTHQQWQQIPLGDGSYAYRARHSGRCLEIEGAGLDAGAWLLQWECHYHQHQRWAFG; translated from the coding sequence ATGGTCAAGACAGTGCGCCGTCTCGCGACCGCCCTGGCCGCAACGGTGTTGGTGCTCGGCTTCACCCCCGCGGTGTCCGAGGCGACACCGGCCTACGCGAGCAGGATCGTCTCCCGGCACAGCGGCAAGTGCATGGAGGTCGACCACGGCAGCCTCGACTCGGGGAGGCGAGTCCTGCAGTGGCACTGCCACGGCGGGCAACACCAGCTGTGGCGGGCGGTCGACATGAAAACCGGCTACGTCCAACTGAGGGTCGAGCACAGCGACAAGTGCCTCGAGGTCGACCACGGTTACCTGCACGCCGGTGCCGCCGTCCTCCAGTGGGACTGCCACGGGGGCACCCACCAGCAGTGGCAGCAGATCCCCCTGGGTGACGGCTCCTACGCCTACCGGGCCCGGCACAGCGGGCGGTGCCTGGAGATCGAAGGCGCCGGCCTCGACGCCGGGGCCTGGCTCCTCCAGTGGGAGTGCCACTACCACCAGCACCAGAGGTGGGCCTTCGGCTGA